In the genome of Labrus bergylta chromosome 7, fLabBer1.1, whole genome shotgun sequence, the window gggggctgggggcACTGGGGATCCagaaaagggagggggggagggtggGAGGTAGATTGGTGTTCTGTTGAATACTAACAAACTTGCTCTTTCCACGCCACAAAAGAGCAGATGTCTTTCCTGACTCACTGTGTCCTCTCCATACagaaccgttttttttttggttgtctttgtctctccCCTTGGCTCTCAGAGGTTCTCAGACAAAGACAAATCTACGTAGAGGAACATGCTTTACACCTTTAACATATACTACTTTTAGCCTACattgtcctgtttgtgtgttacgtGTTCTAATCTTTAAAgagaattactttatttatgaTTGAAAAACTTTTTAACGATTATTCCTGAACAATATCCTCATGATTGACTCTTTGACACAGGgcttttttaaagaggaagttAGATATTTACAGTTAAACACCAGGCTAATACAGAGCTTTGAATGCCGAGATTAACACATCCTTATTAAAACATCCATTTTTAAATCTCCACACATGCTATGtcttttgttattgtgttgtaATGTACTTTTTTATTCATGCATCTGTGATCCTTGACCAAAGCATGAACATGGGCTTATGTGCCAGAGCACACCAAAAATGTCCTTCCTTCCTCATTTTCTTCACTTTATCAAGTCCCTATAAGTGAACAGGGATGTCACATTGGTTAGTGATGTAACAGGGAGGGAATGATCTGGAAGTGACAGTGGCGAGACCCATACCGCCCGTCGGGGGCTAGCTAGAGAAAGGCCAGATTCCTTTTCGGATCTGAGCTCCTATCAGCATTTGTTCCCAGAGAGCCACTGCGAGTTAAAAGGACAGGATCAGCATCGACAGGCTTCTGTCCTAATGAAGTGCCTGTTATCTGCAGGCTTGAGGAATGACAGGGAGAACAGAACCGCAGTGACACTTTTACCTCCTGCCACagggaaaacaaacagagagtggAAGAAGGAGGGGCATGTCGTCCAACCTTGACCTAAGCTGACCTCTTCATGCTGTATGATGAGAATGACTGCTCATCACAAATCTAACAAGTGAGATTAGTTAGACATAGACATGAATATGGCTTCTGCTGGGTGATTTATATCTTAGATTTTAGGGGGAAAATTATTAATTGATTAATTGTATTGGCTGCTCATTCTGCACTTATTTTACACCATTGTGTTGGAAAGATGCTGTTTCAGTAACAGGTGCATGGATCACAAATCACAGGCTTTTTTCACAGATCACATCGTTTCTCTGATCGGCCGACAGTATTTATGATATCATTTTCCTGCTCCTCATCTGAGTACCGCAGTCTGGTCtaaaaaatctgaatcattACAATACCAGTTTCCCcctcacccctcccccctccgTCAGGAACATCAACTTCACAAACAGAAACCGTTCTGTCAATTACAAGTCTTATTTTTTCTgcaaagtcttttttttgtattgaacaCGTAAAATACACACATCGTTCATCTAGCAGATTCATACTCCTTTTAGCTTTGTTTGAGTGTCTAACTTATCAATAAGGAAATGCCCCATGCTGGTCACTGAATTTCTTACTATGCCATTTTGGTGGGGAGCCCACATTGACCTTTgaggggctttttttttgttgttgcagaaaaCTGACGGTTGAGCATGGATAAAGGTTGACAAGAGCCACTCAAGTAAACCAAAACTGAAGTTGGATGCCAGAAATATGAAGACAATTCGCTTTAAAGATACTTAAATGTTTCTTACAGGcatcaaatcacaacacataATCATTTGACCCCTGGTATATGTGTCAAATATGAATCAGCTCAGCTTTAAAATAATCAGGAACACACAACAACTACATTTAACTCGTATAAAGTTTTCAAGAGGAGTAGCTTATACTCTTTAAAAACTTATTTCCGTTCACTGTGACAGTTTTCTCCAAATGCCCATTAACAGAGTGACTCATCATGGGCGTTTGTGAGCGCTGACTGACCCATTGAAGGCACTCCTGCATAAAATCCCCAACTGAGACTAATCTGTGATGTTACTCAAGGGCATGATGTTTCCCTGGTATGGTGGGAGACGTTAACAACCCTGGAGTGGTCCTCGGGTTTGATGCTTGCCGTCTTCCTGATACTGATTCATCTcgcccaccttttttttttacctcagtcTTTTAGAAATATGCTCTGATACATGCTCGATTTCAAAGGTTTGAGAAagcagtttttctttaaataaaaaaaaacatttgaattgtgTTACTTCCCCCCTTGATCTTTGTTGTGACTGACGTTCATTTGCGCAGTGTGGCACCTGATGAGTCAAACGACTGTCACATACTCTACCAGGCTTGCTGCACAGATGTGCTCTAAATGTATTTACTCTATATCTGCTTCCCTcacaggtttttaaaactccagaggGGAAAGGCAAAAAATTACGTTTAAAAGCAGCACTAAATATGTTTCCGTCCTGTCATCTTTTGAGAGGTGTTTCCTTCGCTTTGGGGCGTTTCTAACACTATTATGTGCTACTGTTGGCTCTCGACAAGGAAATCAGTTCCAGTCTGATCCAAATGTTCTGCTTTGAGCCTGAATGCTCAGGGGGGTTATGCAGATACACTGTTGTGAGTATATACACTAGTGTTTCTCTAAGGGAGGCTTCATCATGATGTCTGGTCCAATGAAGAGTATTATCCAAACCTCCCGTGAGATCTCAGAATATTTAATTCATCCTCTCTTTAAGCTCCTCTTTAGCTGCGGATGGGGTTTATTCCTGACACCTCAGATGGTTGTGTATTAATATTGGATGGATCTGAGACGTCTCTGGCATGGTTCAAAAGAAATCTAAAGCACATTCTGCTCGCAGGAATTGTTCTCATTCAGGACGGCGCCTtttctttgttgattttttttttttttttttgaaaacatgttCAATTGAGTTGTTGTCGTGGGCATGCTGGCTAAATGtgagttttcttcttttctcttacAGCGGGATGCAAAGGGACAGTATCTGTTTGACCTCATCTGCCATCACCTCAACTTGCTGGAGAAAGACTATTTTGGCATCAGATATGTTGATCCAGACAAGCAGcgggtaagtgtgtgtgtgtgtgtgtgtgtgtgtgtgacactatGACAGGAGATCTTGTGTGCAGGCCTTTGAGCATGTATTGTCACTTTCTTAATATATGTTTCTAAAGAAtgtgtttccaccaagcggtaaGGCtcggttcagtacagtttgctACGGTTTGGTCAGTAAACCCTTACACATCACAGAATCACAGCTGCGCAACATAGTGTAGACagccaataaattcaacaaagaagaagaacgtgaCTCAGTGAACAAGGAAGGTCTGCATCTCCGAGGTTGCGCTGACATaagtcgtaaaaaaaaaaaaaaaaaaaacagccttaaaATGACTCTTTCCAAatccacaggatatttaaacatgcagcgatttgtgtttgtcctttattacagCTGTCGCACGGGAAGTAAAGATTCTTTAGACCAATCAACGTACTGCAGCGTCTCTTAACTCCAACCTTTAAGGTCGGATCGGTGTACCACAACAGAATGGTACCAAAGAAGTAGGATGGTACGGACCAGTTATTTTGGTACCCTTCCCAACTTTTGAttgtggaaacgccaataaatgtgtACCGTACCGAACTGGACTGAactggaccgcttggtggaaacagggaaATCACTGCTGTTACCTACTTTTTTCAATTAATGTATTATAagtattattcttttttaagtCTGTTGCATTTGTTCAATTATAACATAATTATCGCAGTATGACGCTCACTTTTATTCTCTGCGGTTTGGTGTAAAGGTTGTTAAATTAACCAGTGCTGTGATATACTGTATTCCCTCTTTCACTTTCTTGACGATAGGAAATGAAAACATCTTTACTCCACTGTCGTGCCTGTGCATGTAGAAAGTAGCTGGAGTCTGGATGTGGTTAGCCTAGCATAATATAAACATAATAACCCCCTCGCCTTTACATTTCTCTTTGTGTATGGATCAAACAACTTGATGCATTACCGGCGTGTTAATCAATTACTAATTTGACACACAGACATGAGGGTGGCATCAGTCTTCTCTGCTAAGCCTCAGCTCTAATGGTTAGAGAAGCATTTCCcaaaacattttacaatgaCTTCATACTCACATGGCTGTGATGTGTGGCTATACTTAAATATTGATTGGATTCGATTGAGTTGGAGGCATAATAGTACGACTGTGGGGCCAGAGTGAAAAGTTGTGTTCTTCAGTTTCTCTTATTCACGCTGCCCTTCAGTCAGCTCGGTTCTTCCATCAGGCTCTTCTGCAGGGAGGCATGTTGTAGCACTGCTTGATTCATGAAGTATTCACATGTTCACAGATCATGATGTAGTCCTCGCAGACAAGAGCCCAGACCTGCTGATGCTGCATTTCCTATGCTGTCACTCAGGACTATTTTGGTGGTTGTTGCTGTGGGTGGGTGGAGCTGGTTAGAAGGGAATCTGGGAAATATGGAGAGAAATAAATGCTCCCAATGTTGGGAATGAGGAATATGAATCAGGCCTTTGACACACAGAGCATGTGTATCTGCCACCAGCAGGAGGAGATCATTGTCTAATCCGGGGGCCCTACTCTCAGGTGTTTTAAATAAACTCATACTGCTTAAGTGATGCTGTTGTAACAGCAGGTTTCCTAAGAAAACTGTCAATAGTAACAACTGAACACTTTGGTAACTGGTATTGAAAGTGTCAGCTGAGTGATGACATGTTACTGTAACAAGGTTTTTGTGTGACttatcactttttctttttctaatgcAGCACTGGTTGGAAGTCACAAAGTCAATCGCAAAGCAAATGAAATGTAAGTATTTTGATTTTTATGTTTCCTCAGAACAACGTCTGCACTGACGTTTATGAGTAAATAATATGTAGTATTATATCCAAATCATACATCACTGATGATTGATCAATAATTTAAGCTATTAACTCAATTAAAAGGTCAAATGTGTTTTGCAAATGTTACAGCTTTTCAGGTGGCCAGATGGTTTGAACTGTAACTTTAAGTTACTGATATTTTATTTGAACTCAgctttatactttttatttttagaggcagctatttagttttttttaaactcctgtcAGTTTACAGATGTTTTTATAGCTTGAATGAGTTACACCTAAAACATGAGGAGGATAAGTTTACCCCAATATCAAATGCTAACAATGAAATATGTATCACATAACATAAAAGCACTCACAGGGGCCATTTGTCTGCAGTATTTGAACTTTTAAATACTGTAAGCACATTTTTCTGTTAATACCTCCACACTTTTAATTTTGTATGCAGATCTTCAACTTCTAATGGAGTCTGTCACACTGTTCTATGTTTTCAGTAAAGCACCTGAATAATGTAGCATTTGCAATATTTAGAATATTCATCATATGTGcaactttcttgttttttacactacaatatttgaatgtttacTGTTAGCATTGAAGACTTCACATTAGACCTCCTTATCTTATGCCTGCATAAGATAGTACAGTGGAAGTCCATCAATAATTACTGACACAGAACAGCAAATGGTCTGCAGTCTTTTTAATCCTCTAATTCACCTTCATTGAAGTCTCTGAACACTTCTGCTGTCTTTCCCCTCGATCTTCTGTTAATTGTTTGATCTCTTACAATGAAAGGATTCCTGTCCCTCCCTTAATTGTTTTGCGTTTGTTCCCTGCAGCTCAGCCTCCTTTCACCATGTGTCTGAGAGTCAAGTTCTACCCTCCTGAGCCTGCTGCTCTCAAGGAGGAAATCACTCGGTATGACCTCCTGTTGATTCTTCCACTTCAGATAGGTTGATATGGACTCTCTAATCCTCCTAACAAAAAGCCTTGTGCCAGTTAAGCTAatacaaaaaggaaagaaaatatgCAAATCTTTCACTTTGCATTTATTTGACCTGTGAATAGCCCCTCTCCTCATTcattgttttgatattttttcacGTCAGCCTCTGGAACAGACTGTGCTCCGACATTTTTAGAAAGAGCAAACATGTCTCCGTCTGAAACATTATTTATGGGCCTTCATAATTAAAATGCCTGAGTACTGTCTAAAACATTATGATAAATATTACACAGAGCACAGTTTGCAAGAGGAGTTGTGAAGCtgagagaaatgtaaaaagcCTTCCCTCGGATcgcaaaaaagaaaatacactaAAAGCAACATCATACAACAATGTTGCACCGATAGGTATTCTTTCTGAGTGGGGCCCTGCAATACACTTGTAACATACGTCTTATATATTATTTTGCAGAAAGGTGAAAGTGACCAAATAAATCTAACAGTAAACAGCACGTAGCCTGCTACACTCTGCGTTATCTGGCAGCAATGGAAGCTGTTACATTGTATGTGTGCATATACAATTTACTGTATTCATCAATGAGTAGCGGGCATggaggcctctctctctctctctccctctctctctctctctctctctctaaggtgTAATGAGATGAAGTAGCGGAGAGAAGAGATAAGAGGCTGTGTTAGGGTGGGGATGATTGGGAGTGTGAAGGAAAAGAGGGCAAATCAAGGCTGGCTGGGGTGAGGGggaggtgaggagggggagagagtgatacatgatgatgatgagagtTGAGAgggcagagcagagaggggaagGTGGGAGGGAGAGGGCAAATGATCAATCACATCCCAAGGCTCAATCTCTTGACATCTTGTGCAGCAAATCAATGCAGTATGAAAATTGTAGAGAACACATAAAGCATGCAGCATTTCCATAGAATTACTATCCGTCAGGTATGCATTCGaagcagatgttttttcttaGTTCACCCTCCTCCGTGTTGCTGCATGAGGAAAAAATGAACGACGCGTGTTTTTGCTTGGttattgtcattttcatttctgctgcAAAGTTTTGACATGGGGGATAATTGAGATTGACTCGTCTTTAGAGCCAGCGCCAAGTGGCCATCAGAGGAAGTTCAGGTTGCAgaatttaacatgtttacaccgcggtacaaaaaaaacgattttgTTCTGATAAGTTATTGTCTTCAACTCCTCTTTTGATTTTAAGAAGGATATATGAGTTCTGCATAGTTAGGGCTTAaagcttaaaacctgcctcagctccagctcttagccttagtcgttaggttgactgaaagttgcagtaacagatgggtgatgtcactttGGCCATTAATATGTATGGTCTATGATTGAACCTGCTTTAGTATGAACAACATGTGCAAAGTAAGCAGCTTCTTCATGCATatctcacacacagaaagtgttttttttttagcatgtgtGGAAATATCCTCGATAAAAGCATGCAGGTCTGCCTGCAGGATtgtgaaaaacaatcaaacaaatgtattttctgttagAGATTTGGAGGTTTGTAAACAAAGAATCCAAATGAGTGTGTTGTTCTTAAACACAACAATAGCAACAACTGTAATGATAATCGTAATTGTTGCAATCATTACCTTCAGGATATTTGCTTCCGATGTCGTCTCAGAGAATATTTCCTGCATCGGGAGCTGATTGGTTGGAGGAGACTGAAACTAGGCTGGAGCCTTTAAGAGAAACAGAGTGTCAGTAGCATCTACTCCCTCAGGGCCTTCCTATCCTCCTTTCCCCCAAACAAAACCCTAATTTCAGCGAAATCAAAAAGAAATATTCAAAGCACCCATAGGGAACGAGAACCGTACAGCCTTTGAGGCTTATCAGGtttgttgtttctcttctcCAACTTGTTTTATTCCATCTGTGTttcaccccccaaaaaaacctaACTGGATGAGTGGTTTAGGGTATTCATAAATATAATCAGTAATCATACAAGCAGGTCTGTCacattatttgtgatttttgcctttttcctCTTTAGATATCTTGTCTTCCTGCAAATTAAGAGAGACCTCTACCACGGTCGGCTCCTGTGCAAAACCTCGGACGCAGCCATGTTGGCTGCCCACATCCTTCAAGGTAATAGGAGGTGACAGATGGAAATGACTTACACCACTCTTCTTCCACTGCGCTCGTGACCTCTGCCTTGGCGTGTCCTGTTCACCTCCAACGGGATAAATACTGCCTGCGAAGCAAATTGATTTTAAGGAGAAACAAGCTGGATTAGGTGATAGTGAGAATACACAGAATGGTGTTCCTCACAGAATATgcctgcagggttttttttttttttatccacacaTAAGATTATCTAGGAACACATTGATGTGATTTTCCTTACTGATATCGGCCCCATAACTTGTAGAAACAGAATAGTTATTCTGTACTTTGTATGCTAATTAGAGCAGCACACCCTTGAATTAATATTAGAATGCTAGCACTGATTTATAAAGTCTTTGATGTGGTTATCTGCCATCTTATCATCcttccatccacacacacacacacacacacatacacacacacacacacacatacgcacagatgtaaacaaacgaAACAACACATGAGGTAGCCCGGCAGAGCTAGCATCACAGATAGCTCTGTGTTTGAAGAGAGGCAGGTCCTCAGGAGGAGGGGCTGATGAATTAAAGATGGGCTCCCTGGTCAGCTCCTCCTTGCAGATAGACATCAGCGTCAGGGTCATCTGAGGAAGTGCGTTGTAGCGtgaagaaacagaaataatCCCCGACATGTTCTGCTTGTCCCCCTTAGCAAATGCACCTCTTCGCTCAAAACAATGTTGACACTATTTGCTGTGAAgaatttttaaacattcatgttttcttctgaTCATTCCTCCAGCTGAGATTGGTGACTATGACCCTGGGAAGCATCCTGAAGGTTACAGCTCCAAATTCCAGTTCTTCCCTAAACATTCGGAGAGGCTGGAGCGTCGGATTGCCGATTTACACAAAACAGAGCTGATGTAAGAGCAGAGTTATTGAATTGCCATCTCTACTATAATTCTTATTTTTGTTCTCATACCTGTGAATTTGCACTCATTGGCTGAACAAACTCAGACTAGCTCTGACATTTATGTAATTGACTTCAGGAATGAAGCACTGTTGGTCTcaattgcccccccccccccccccccccgacagaTTACACTCGCTTATTTGAGCAGCACTCTCTTCTCCAATATCAACTCAAATAGCTCTAGCAAAACCTGCCCTTTATTACAGTTGTTAATGATGGGTCCAATAGCCTCCAAATAATCTGGAAGAGAAGCATAGCATTTTATGAAAGTaataataagaacaataaacATCATTCAAGGTCACCTTATAGACGGCAGTGAAACAGTaagtaaaaacaagaacacaatctactacataaaaacaaaaacagcaatatTAAGAAGTGCGTGGTCGGACAGAATAAGCTAATCTAAGAAGGTGTGTTTTGAGCTGTGATTTGAAGGTGGGGAGAGAGTTAGTGTCATGGATGGTTTGTGGGAGAGAGTTCATACAGATAATGTGAATcatgcaggaacacacacaggaaaacacactgaaactcTCACTGACAGCTCGGCCTTAATGAACTCAAATTTGTCTTTCACCTACTCAAATGTTAATTTGCAACAGTGATGTGAGTTTGAAAATCAATGCAGGTtgtaacaaagtaaaaaaaaaaaaaaccacaaaatagAGGGCAATAGAAGTCCAGAAAGATGCTGCAGGAGTTTGAGAGGAAGCCATGAGTCTCTGCTGCCCACTAGTGGTTTCTTTTTCCGTCACCACCATGTGAACACACTACTTCATGAATACTTGTGATTTGTCAGGCCTTATGCACAGAATTGAAGCTCTTATAAACAATATCATACTTTTATTCACCTGGTTTAACATCTGTCTCTATGCATTGATGAAGTGTCCGATCATTGATATTCAAATTGTTGTGCTTCCCATAGAAGCATTTGGCCTTTTCTGACTTTCATGTTGCATTTTATATGTTCAGAATGTGCTGACGCAGATGTTCTGTGTGTTGTTGCCTCCTCTCAGCGGACAGACACCtgaaacatcagagagaaatTTCCTACAGAAAGCCCAGATGCTGGAGACATATGGTGTTGATCCACATCCATGCAAGGTTTTGCTTCTGAGCTATTTTAGatagtaaacaaaaaaaatgttctgtgaAACGTATTCTCATAGGATGTACAGTACAGGATGCCTGACTTTTAATCTGTGCTTTAAAGTCGTAtatcttttttacattttacaggaTGTGTCTGGGAACCCAGCCTTCCTTGCCTTCACACCGTTTGGTTTTGTGGTTCTTCAGGGAAACAAGCGAGTTCATTTTCTCAGATGGTGAGctaaatgtgcaacattttcctACTTGAGACAAAGACAGCACACCCCTTGTGTGCTTCAGGATATAAAAAGGGTAGATAAATAAACGAGCATTTACCTGATTTGACTCTTTATATGCAGGCTGTTCTATGAAACAGCATTTGCAGTATAGCTGGTTGTACAGTCACAGTCAACAAATCTCATCCATCTGCTTCTACCTGTGACAAGAGCCTGCAGCTAACATGAGAACAGATGGCTAATTAAACCAGCAAGACTCCTTACAAGGACAATAGCTTGATACTCATATCCTCTGCTTGATCAGACGCTCTCTGATTCGAAGTGAGCAAGATGCTTTATTAAGAATGGAAAATGTTTACATTATGCATTTCTATTCAACACTttctctgtttgtatttaaCTGATAATGTTCCTGTGACATTTATAAAGTCAGACTTtgtatttttgcagtttttatTCAGCCTTTCTTGGTTAACCTTCAGCAGTGCTCATGTTCACCCCCACTCTCCATTCCCTGTCTGCAGGGAATAATATCCGTTATTTGTTTTGTCAGGCAAACACAGATTTCCGTGGCTGTTTATGTGATCTCAAAGTGTTCgtcataaatatttaaagagcCTGTGGCTCTCTGTTTCTGCTTGCTGTTTAAGTGTGTAACTGTTGCAATGCTCTCTATCTTGCACAGGAACGAGGTGACCAAACTGAAGTTTGAAGGCAAGACTTTCAATGTATATGCAAATCAGAAGGAGGTGAGAGCAGGAAATGTTGGACATTTGTAAAtgagagaggtggggggggcgGTTTCTGtctcagtttgttttattttcctgcacATTCTCTCATTTTAAACGTGCAGGACAAAAAGATCATCTTGACGTACTTTGCACCCACACCAGAGGCTTGCAAGCACCTTTGGAAGTGCGGAGTGGAGAACCAAGCTTTCTATAAGTGAGCCTACACATTTCTTCCATCATCTCATCTTCATCTGTCAAACGATGATGATTTACATACCTTCTCTGCATCCTTGAGCGCTCTCGGGAAGGTTACTGTCACAGTACAGTAACTCCGTGTCCTCAAAAGCCCTTCCCTCTAGGTTGTCTGTCAGTGGGAAAATGAGGTGTGAGTTGCCTCTGACCTTTATTGAATGAGAGTGTGCCGGCACGAGACTGCAGGCACTTCAGCCTCCTTCCCTCTGAGATATGGCTCCCCTGTCCCAACCATTAATAAAAGTGCGAGTCCCCTTTGTTCTCTCCTGCTCAGTaaaggtgatttaaaaaaaaaaaaaaaaaaacagcatgtgaGCTCAGAGGCCCAGGAGTAGTGTAATAATGAGTCCAGCTGATGACTCAGGCAGTGAAGGATGTATGCTGGAGGTTAGCAGATGGGACAGGAAGGGCAGAGTTTAGCAGCATCATTGATAGAGCTTATATGATGTGACCTTTCAATGACTCTAAGTGGCAGATCATATATTTTCAGCCTCCCTCTTATTAACATCTCACTGCAATAAAGATTCAGTGGGACAAAATCCAAGCAGGCATGTGATAATGATATCTTCCTGAGAAGCGCATATATTCCTTGAAAGTAAAATGgaacattaaacattaatatCTCACTTACTATGACAATATAAATATACTGAATACTGTATGGGGCCGTGCAGCGCCTATAGAGCAAGGAGAAGACATGCATAATTCAGTAGAATGGTATTTGATCCTGCAGTCTCATAGGATTCAGAAAGcaaatattgaatatttgaaTGCTTTGTATTGTGAGCATGTTCTGCTTTAGGTGCAGTGCagttttaactttttcttttctttccttcttctcATCAGACTTGAGAAGTCAAGTCAGGTTCGCACTGTGTCCAGCAGCAACCTGTTCTTCAAGGGCAGCCGTTTCCGATACAGGTAGAGTACCCACTGAAACATTATGACTGATGACAGGGAGTGAAGGACAGTGcagagaacccccccccccccccccaggtggaAGTGTAGAGAGATTCTCCCAGAGTACATGACCACTTGGCCTTCTGTGCCGTAACATCAGCCTGTTTTCACCCAGATGACAACAAGGACAACTCACAAGATAGAGGACACAGAGGGGGGGAAATAAAGGGGACTTATAACATCCAGTATTCTCACTTATTATCACATTATCTTTTATGAGCTGAAGCCCAACCAACTTATGTATCAAATATATTACTTTATATGACTTTCTGTAATAAGCTTATTAATACTGAGACATCCATTATTGAGATTTCTGACCCTGGTGAAAATAATTttattctaaatgtttttttactttatttttaccATACATAAATACCGCACTAGAATCTTTAACTGGGACTATTTTACATGAATGAAATGTTTCTAGTTGGAGAGGATGTGTACATCTCAACACCTTAACAGTGAAAAGGGAAACCTTGTAGATAGCTAAAGAGCACTGG includes:
- the LOC109982231 gene encoding FERM domain-containing protein 5 isoform X3, which encodes MLSRFMSGSIRNLEREYSCTVRLLDDTEYTCTIQRDAKGQYLFDLICHHLNLLEKDYFGIRYVDPDKQRHWLEVTKSIAKQMKSQPPFTMCLRVKFYPPEPAALKEEITRYLVFLQIKRDLYHGRLLCKTSDAAMLAAHILQAEIGDYDPGKHPEGYSSKFQFFPKHSERLERRIADLHKTELIGQTPETSERNFLQKAQMLETYGVDPHPCKDVSGNPAFLAFTPFGFVVLQGNKRVHFLRWNEVTKLKFEGKTFNVYANQKEDKKIILTYFAPTPEACKHLWKCGVENQAFYKLEKSSQVRTVSSSNLFFKGSRFRYRSGLVPSRSCPSITHGPRLTSVPRTRRRAVHISIMEGLESLRDSAHSTPVRSVSHGESFMPRSRSQATVGSERTAVISDEAYSPSDSVLPTPVADHSMEQAVSRQINGAPCSIEEEKESEAGTPMRGEVGDFGGAQEGAGGDLSLSEVEQVNKFVLSVLRLLLVTIGLLFVLLLLLIILTESDLDIAFLRDIRQTPEFEQFHYEYFCPLRRWFACKLRWVGGLLINK
- the LOC109982231 gene encoding FERM domain-containing protein 5 isoform X1: MLSRFMSGSIRNLEREYSCTVRLLDDTEYTCTIQRDAKGQYLFDLICHHLNLLEKDYFGIRYVDPDKQRHWLEVTKSIAKQMKSQPPFTMCLRVKFYPPEPAALKEEITRYLVFLQIKRDLYHGRLLCKTSDAAMLAAHILQAEIGDYDPGKHPEGYSSKFQFFPKHSERLERRIADLHKTELIGQTPETSERNFLQKAQMLETYGVDPHPCKDVSGNPAFLAFTPFGFVVLQGNKRVHFLRWNEVTKLKFEGKTFNVYANQKEDKKIILTYFAPTPEACKHLWKCGVENQAFYKLEKSSQVRTVSSSNLFFKGSRFRYSGRVAKEVMEQSSKIKREPPEIHRSGLVPSRSCPSITHGPRLTSVPRTRRRAVHISIMEGLESLRDSAHSTPVRSVSHGESFMPRSRSQATVGSERTAVISDEAYSPSDSVLPTPVADHSMEQAVSRQINGAPCSIEEEKESEAGTPMRGEVGDFGGAQEGAGGDLSLSEVEQVNKFVLSVLRLLLVTIGLLFVLLLLLIILTESDLDIAFLRDIRQTPEFEQFHYEYFCPLRRWFACKLRWVGGLLINK